From Pulveribacter suum, a single genomic window includes:
- a CDS encoding inorganic phosphate transporter: MEITQTALWVVALLVALAILFDFMNGFHDAANSIATVVSTGVLKPTQAVVFAAFFNFVAIFVFHLSVAATIGKGIVDPGVVDTHVIFGALVGAITWNVITWYYGIPSSSSHALIGGIVGAVIAKSGAGALVASGILKTVAFIFISPVLGFLLGSLMMVAVAWAFRRARPSRIDKWFRRLQLVSAGAYSLGHGGNDAQKTIGIIWLLLIATGYSSASDSSPPLWTIISCYAAIGLGTMFGGWRIVKTMGQKITKLKPVGGFCAETGGAMTLFIATGLGIPVSTTHTITGAIVGVGSTQRASAVRWGVAGNIVWAWILTIPASAFVAAIAYWISLQLY; the protein is encoded by the coding sequence ATGGAAATCACGCAAACCGCCCTGTGGGTCGTCGCCCTGCTGGTGGCGCTGGCCATCCTGTTCGACTTCATGAACGGGTTCCACGACGCCGCCAATTCGATCGCCACCGTAGTCTCCACGGGGGTGCTCAAACCCACGCAGGCCGTGGTGTTCGCCGCGTTCTTCAACTTCGTCGCCATCTTCGTGTTCCACCTGAGCGTGGCGGCCACCATCGGCAAGGGCATCGTGGACCCGGGCGTGGTGGACACGCACGTGATCTTCGGCGCGCTGGTGGGGGCCATTACCTGGAACGTCATCACCTGGTACTACGGCATCCCCAGCAGCAGCTCGCACGCGCTCATCGGCGGCATCGTGGGCGCGGTGATCGCCAAGTCGGGCGCCGGGGCGCTGGTGGCCAGCGGCATCCTGAAGACCGTGGCGTTCATCTTCATCTCGCCGGTGCTGGGCTTTTTGCTGGGCTCGCTGATGATGGTGGCCGTGGCCTGGGCCTTTCGCCGGGCGCGCCCCAGCCGCATCGACAAGTGGTTTCGCCGGCTGCAGCTGGTGTCTGCCGGCGCCTACAGCCTGGGCCACGGCGGCAACGACGCGCAAAAGACCATTGGCATCATCTGGCTGCTGCTGATCGCCACCGGTTACTCGTCGGCCAGCGACAGCTCGCCTCCCCTGTGGACCATCATTTCCTGCTATGCGGCCATCGGCCTGGGCACCATGTTCGGTGGCTGGCGCATCGTCAAGACCATGGGCCAGAAGATCACCAAGCTCAAGCCCGTGGGGGGGTTTTGCGCCGAAACGGGCGGGGCCATGACGCTGTTCATCGCCACCGGCCTGGGCATCCCCGTCTCCACCACCCACACCATCACCGGCGCCATCGTCGGCGTGGGCTCCACCCAGCGCGCCAGCGCCGTGCGCTGGGGCGTGGCAGGCAACATCGTCTGGGCGTGGATTCTCACCATTCCCGCCAGCGCGTTCGTCGCCGCCATTGCGTACTGGATCAGCCTGCAACTCTATTGA
- a CDS encoding M48 family metallopeptidase: MPSLLSPSLLLTYAFAATLVAGLLLKFWLASRQARHVAQHRGAVPAPFAQRIALAAHQKAADYTLARTRLGLLQLAFGLALLLGWTLLGGLDALNQALLAWLGGGMLQQLALLGCFALISGLLDLPAQLYQTFVLEQRFGFNQMTPRLWLADLAKSTLVGALIGLPLAALVLWLMHAAGPLWWLWAWAAWMGFNLLLMVVYPLFIAPLFNKFQPLADEALRTRVTALMQRCGFTARGLFVMDGSRRSAHANAYFTGFGAAKRVVFYDTLLKQLSGDEVEAVLAHELGHFHHRHIARRLAGMFALTLAGFALLGWLSTRGWFYTGLGVVPNLSLDGSAPNDALALLLFLLAAPVFTVFLTPLMAQLSRKHEFQADAYAAAQADGAQLASALLKLYEDNASTLTPDPAYARFYYSHPPAAERLARLPAAPLQGATP, encoded by the coding sequence ATGCCTTCGCTCCTCTCGCCCTCGCTCCTGCTGACCTATGCCTTCGCCGCTACCCTGGTGGCCGGGCTGCTGCTGAAATTCTGGCTGGCCTCGCGGCAGGCGCGCCACGTGGCGCAGCACCGCGGCGCCGTGCCCGCGCCGTTTGCCCAGCGCATCGCCCTGGCCGCGCACCAGAAGGCGGCCGACTACACCCTGGCCCGCACGCGCCTGGGCCTGCTGCAGCTGGCCTTCGGCTTGGCACTGCTGCTGGGCTGGACGCTGCTGGGTGGGCTGGACGCGCTGAACCAGGCGCTGCTGGCCTGGCTGGGCGGCGGCATGCTGCAGCAGCTGGCCCTGCTGGGCTGCTTTGCCCTCATCAGCGGCCTGCTGGATCTGCCGGCGCAGCTGTACCAGACCTTCGTGCTGGAGCAGCGCTTCGGCTTCAACCAGATGACGCCGCGCCTGTGGCTGGCCGACCTGGCCAAGTCCACGCTGGTGGGCGCCCTCATCGGCCTGCCGCTGGCAGCGCTGGTGCTGTGGCTGATGCACGCTGCCGGCCCGCTGTGGTGGCTGTGGGCCTGGGCCGCGTGGATGGGCTTCAACCTGCTGCTGATGGTGGTCTATCCCCTCTTCATCGCGCCGCTGTTCAACAAGTTCCAGCCGCTGGCAGACGAGGCGCTGCGCACGCGCGTCACGGCGCTGATGCAGCGCTGCGGCTTCACCGCCCGCGGCCTGTTCGTGATGGACGGCAGCCGCCGCAGCGCGCATGCCAACGCGTATTTCACCGGTTTCGGCGCGGCCAAGCGCGTGGTGTTCTACGACACGCTGCTCAAGCAACTGTCGGGCGACGAGGTCGAGGCCGTGCTGGCGCACGAGCTGGGGCACTTCCACCACCGGCACATCGCGCGGCGCCTGGCGGGCATGTTCGCGCTGACCTTGGCTGGCTTTGCGCTGCTGGGCTGGCTGTCCACGCGCGGCTGGTTCTACACCGGCCTGGGTGTGGTGCCCAACCTGTCGCTGGACGGCTCGGCGCCCAACGACGCGCTGGCGCTGCTGCTGTTCCTGCTGGCAGCGCCGGTGTTCACCGTGTTCCTGACGCCGTTGATGGCCCAGCTGTCGCGCAAGCACGAGTTCCAGGCCGACGCCTATGCTGCCGCCCAGGCCGACGGCGCTCAGCTGGCCTCGGCCCTGCTCAAGCTCTACGAGGACAATGCCTCCACGCTGACGCCCGACCCGGCCTATGCCCGGTTCTATTACTCCCACCCCCCGGCCGCGGAGCGCCTGGCGCGCCTGCCGGCCGCTCCCCTGCAAGGTGCCACGCCATGA
- a CDS encoding CobD/CbiB family protein gives MSFFAILFALLIEQARPLARSNPMHAGLRAWALSINRNFDAGAAHNAWVAWALAVLLPPLAVLGVYWALLHFIGWPLALVWNVAVLYTTLGFRQFSHHFTGIRDALEEGDAAGARARLALWKQVDASELPRSEVVRHVIEYSVIAAHRHVFGVLAWYSVCAALGLGPAGAVLYRLAEFVGRYWAPRTATAHPASSALQAVAAQAWTAIDWLPARLTALCFAVVGSFEEAIEGWRFHAQRFPSDNDGVILAATAGAINVRLGGEALRKASADAYVTPGFEAGAELGDSDSTPGREPGVGHLRSVVGLVWRSVVVWMLLLALLTLARLLG, from the coding sequence ATGAGTTTCTTCGCCATCCTGTTTGCACTGCTGATCGAGCAGGCGCGGCCGCTGGCGCGCAGCAACCCCATGCATGCTGGCCTGCGTGCCTGGGCGCTGTCGATCAACCGCAACTTCGACGCGGGCGCCGCCCACAACGCCTGGGTGGCATGGGCCCTGGCCGTGCTGCTGCCGCCGCTGGCGGTGCTGGGCGTGTACTGGGCGCTGCTGCACTTCATCGGCTGGCCGCTGGCGCTGGTGTGGAACGTGGCGGTGCTCTACACCACCCTGGGCTTTCGCCAGTTCAGCCACCACTTCACCGGCATCCGTGACGCGCTGGAAGAGGGCGACGCCGCCGGCGCCCGCGCCCGCCTGGCGCTGTGGAAGCAAGTGGACGCCAGCGAGCTGCCGCGCAGCGAGGTGGTGCGCCACGTCATCGAGTATTCGGTGATCGCCGCGCACCGCCATGTGTTTGGCGTGCTGGCCTGGTATTCGGTGTGCGCCGCGCTGGGCCTGGGGCCGGCAGGCGCGGTGCTGTACCGCCTGGCGGAGTTCGTTGGGCGCTACTGGGCGCCGCGCACCGCCACCGCGCACCCGGCCAGCAGCGCGCTGCAGGCCGTGGCCGCCCAGGCCTGGACAGCCATCGACTGGCTGCCGGCGCGCCTGACGGCGCTGTGCTTTGCCGTGGTCGGCAGCTTCGAGGAAGCCATCGAGGGCTGGCGCTTTCATGCCCAGCGCTTTCCGAGTGACAACGACGGCGTGATCCTGGCCGCCACGGCCGGCGCCATCAATGTGCGCTTAGGGGGCGAGGCGCTGCGCAAGGCCAGCGCGGATGCCTACGTCACGCCCGGCTTCGAGGCCGGCGCTGAATTGGGCGACAGCGACAGCACGCCCGGACGCGAGCCCGGGGTGGGCCACCTGCGCAGCGTGGTCGGGCTGGTGTGGCGCTCGGTCGTGGTGTGGATGCTGCTGCTGGCGCTGCTGACACTGGCGCGGCTGCTGGGCTGA
- a CDS encoding DUF47 domain-containing protein has product MLFGKLLPREGNFFDMFNQHAERIVEAARAFSQLVANYNDPHLRDRYNLDVDNAERAADRVTHEVNRTLHKTFITPIDREQIHSLINTMDDVADLLQDSAETMALYDIRHMTDEITRLTDLSLKCCERVQDAVKLLPRIADPAVAEAALKICEEIDRLEGDADRVLRSAMSKLFREEVDVRELIKLKAIYELLESVTDRCEDVANHIEGVILENS; this is encoded by the coding sequence ATGCTGTTTGGCAAGCTGTTGCCGCGCGAAGGCAATTTTTTCGACATGTTCAACCAGCATGCCGAGCGCATCGTCGAAGCCGCACGCGCGTTCTCGCAGCTGGTGGCCAACTACAACGACCCGCACCTGCGCGACCGCTACAACCTGGACGTGGACAACGCCGAGCGCGCCGCCGACCGCGTCACGCACGAGGTCAACCGCACGCTGCACAAGACCTTCATCACGCCGATCGACCGCGAGCAGATCCACTCGCTGATCAACACCATGGACGACGTGGCGGACCTGCTGCAGGACTCGGCCGAGACCATGGCGCTGTATGACATCCGCCACATGACCGACGAGATCACGCGCCTGACGGACTTGAGCCTGAAGTGCTGCGAGCGGGTGCAGGACGCGGTGAAACTGCTGCCGCGCATCGCCGACCCGGCGGTGGCGGAGGCCGCGCTCAAGATCTGCGAGGAAATCGACCGGCTCGAAGGCGACGCCGACCGGGTGCTGCGCAGCGCCATGAGCAAATTGTTCCGCGAGGAAGTGGACGTGCGCGAGCTGATCAAGCTCAAGGCCATCTACGAGCTGCTGGAGAGCGTGACCGACCGCTGCGAGGACGTGGCCAACCATATCGAGGGCGTCATCCTCGAGAACTCCTGA
- the orn gene encoding oligoribonuclease, producing MTDTAPTAAPALAKSDMNLVWLDCEMSGLDPEKERLLEIAVVVTGPDLSPRIEGPVLVIHQGDELLGAMDAWNKGTHGRSGLIEKVRASTVTEAQAEVELLAFLKRYVPKGKALMCGNSIGQDRRFLVKYMPKLEAFFHYRNLDVSTLKELARRWKPEAYTSFKKAQKHTALADVHESIDELQHYKTKFFTPGSVE from the coding sequence ATGACCGACACCGCCCCCACTGCCGCCCCCGCGCTGGCCAAATCCGACATGAACCTGGTCTGGCTGGACTGTGAAATGTCCGGCCTGGACCCCGAAAAAGAACGCCTGCTGGAGATCGCCGTGGTCGTCACCGGCCCCGACCTCAGCCCGCGCATCGAGGGCCCGGTCCTCGTCATCCACCAGGGCGACGAGTTGCTGGGCGCCATGGACGCCTGGAACAAGGGTACGCACGGCAGAAGCGGCCTGATCGAGAAGGTGCGCGCCTCCACCGTCACCGAGGCACAGGCAGAGGTCGAGCTGCTGGCCTTCCTCAAACGCTACGTGCCCAAGGGCAAGGCGCTGATGTGCGGCAACAGCATTGGCCAGGACCGGCGCTTTCTGGTGAAGTACATGCCCAAGCTGGAGGCCTTCTTTCACTACCGCAACCTGGACGTGAGCACGCTCAAGGAGCTGGCCCGGCGCTGGAAGCCCGAGGCCTACACAAGCTTCAAGAAAGCGCAGAAACATACGGCGCTGGCCGATGTCCACGAATCAATTGACGAGTTGCAGCACTACAAAACGAAATTTTTCACACCTGGCAGCGTTGAATAA
- a CDS encoding GNAT family N-acetyltransferase — MPFVRPSRDGDLPAITALYAHHVLHGTGTFETEPPGEQEMAARRTEVLARGLPWLVAEGDADAGLLGFAYCNWFKPRPAYRFSAEDSIYVAEQARGRGVGRLLLAALVREAEGAGVRKLLAVIGDSANAGSIGVHRAAGFTEAGVLRSVGWKFGAWRDVVLMERPLGAADGTAPE, encoded by the coding sequence ATGCCCTTCGTCCGACCCAGCCGCGACGGCGACCTGCCCGCCATCACTGCCCTCTACGCCCACCACGTGCTGCACGGCACCGGCACCTTCGAGACCGAGCCGCCCGGCGAGCAGGAGATGGCGGCGCGGCGCACCGAGGTGCTGGCGCGCGGCCTGCCCTGGCTGGTGGCCGAAGGCGACGCCGACGCCGGCCTGCTGGGCTTTGCCTACTGCAACTGGTTCAAGCCGCGCCCGGCCTACCGCTTCTCGGCAGAAGATTCCATCTATGTGGCCGAGCAAGCGCGCGGACGCGGCGTGGGCCGGCTGCTGCTGGCCGCGCTGGTGCGCGAGGCCGAGGGCGCCGGTGTGAGAAAGCTCCTGGCCGTCATCGGCGACTCGGCCAACGCCGGCTCCATCGGCGTGCACCGCGCCGCCGGCTTCACCGAAGCGGGCGTGCTGCGCTCGGTGGGCTGGAAGTTCGGCGCCTGGCGCGACGTGGTGCTGATGGAAAGGCCCCTGGGCGCAGCCGACGGCACAGCGCCCGAATGA
- the rpsP gene encoding 30S ribosomal protein S16, with protein MVVIRLSRGGSKSRPFFNIVVSDKRVRRDGRFIERLGFYNPSARGGEETLRIAQDRLTYWTGVGAQASPTVERLVKQAAKQQPAA; from the coding sequence ATGGTCGTTATTCGACTCTCGCGCGGCGGCTCCAAGAGCCGTCCCTTCTTCAACATCGTCGTGTCCGACAAGCGCGTGCGCCGCGATGGCCGTTTCATCGAGCGCCTGGGCTTTTACAACCCGTCGGCCCGGGGCGGCGAAGAAACCCTGCGCATCGCCCAGGACCGCCTGACCTACTGGACGGGCGTGGGCGCCCAGGCTTCTCCCACCGTGGAACGCCTGGTCAAGCAAGCGGCCAAGCAGCAGCCGGCCGCCTGA
- the trmD gene encoding tRNA (guanosine(37)-N1)-methyltransferase TrmD, with translation MRFDVITLFPELFAPFLASGVTRRAYASGQVQVQLWNPRDWAEGNYRRVDDRPFGGGPGMVMLAEPLARCVAAIRAERAEGEGAQAPLVLFSPIGRRLDHAGVQGWSEGAGALLLCGRYEGVDQRFIDRHVQLQISLGDFVLSGGEIAAMALLDAVARLQPGVLHDAGSHQLDSFNPELDGLLDCPHYTRPETWQGQAVPAGLLSGHHAQIERWRRQQRLATTARHRPDLLDAARQQGRITAADEAFLEKDR, from the coding sequence ATGCGCTTTGACGTCATCACGCTGTTTCCCGAGCTGTTCGCGCCCTTTCTGGCCAGCGGCGTGACGCGGCGCGCCTACGCCTCGGGCCAGGTGCAGGTGCAGCTGTGGAACCCACGTGACTGGGCCGAGGGCAACTACCGCCGGGTGGACGACCGCCCCTTTGGCGGCGGCCCCGGCATGGTCATGCTGGCCGAGCCGCTGGCGCGCTGCGTGGCGGCCATTCGCGCCGAGCGCGCGGAAGGCGAGGGCGCGCAGGCGCCGCTGGTGCTGTTCTCGCCCATCGGGCGGCGGCTGGACCACGCCGGCGTGCAGGGCTGGAGCGAGGGCGCCGGCGCCCTGTTGCTGTGCGGCCGCTACGAGGGCGTGGACCAGCGCTTCATCGACCGCCACGTGCAGCTGCAGATCAGCCTGGGCGACTTCGTGCTCTCCGGCGGCGAGATTGCCGCCATGGCGCTGCTGGACGCCGTGGCCCGCCTGCAGCCCGGCGTGCTGCACGACGCCGGCAGCCACCAGCTGGACAGCTTCAACCCCGAGCTGGACGGCCTGCTGGACTGCCCGCACTACACCCGGCCCGAAACCTGGCAGGGCCAGGCCGTGCCGGCCGGGCTGCTGTCGGGCCACCATGCGCAGATCGAGCGCTGGCGGCGCCAGCAGCGCCTGGCCACCACGGCGCGCCACCGGCCGGATCTGCTGGACGCCGCGCGCCAGCAGGGGCGAATCACGGCGGCTGACGAAGCCTTTTTGGAAAAAGACCGCTGA
- a CDS encoding CoA pyrophosphatase, protein MPLPPSLPVFDPRTVPVIGVDAHLPRVAPAEQRPDALRRRFAAPPPWAPEIRREPKFADRQPARAAVLVPIVLHERPTVLLTERTAHLSTHSGQVAFPGGRTDPEDADAAATALREAHEEVGLEPEAVEVLGPMPVYVTGTSFIVTPVVGLVRPGAPLTPNPHEVADVFEVPLDYLLDPSHHQRHLLSWQGQQREWFAMPYQDGDKMRFIWGATAGMLRNLYRFLRA, encoded by the coding sequence ATGCCGCTGCCTCCCAGCCTGCCCGTTTTCGATCCGCGCACCGTGCCCGTCATTGGCGTGGACGCGCACCTGCCGCGCGTGGCGCCGGCCGAGCAGCGGCCCGACGCGCTGCGCCGGCGCTTTGCCGCGCCGCCGCCCTGGGCGCCCGAGATCCGCCGCGAGCCCAAGTTCGCCGACCGCCAGCCGGCCAGGGCCGCGGTGCTGGTGCCCATCGTGCTGCATGAGCGGCCGACGGTGCTGCTGACCGAGCGCACGGCTCACCTGTCCACGCATTCCGGTCAGGTGGCCTTCCCTGGCGGGCGCACCGACCCGGAGGACGCCGACGCGGCCGCCACGGCGCTGCGCGAGGCCCACGAGGAGGTCGGCCTGGAGCCGGAGGCCGTCGAGGTGCTGGGCCCCATGCCCGTCTATGTGACGGGCACTTCCTTCATCGTCACGCCCGTGGTCGGCCTGGTGCGCCCGGGCGCGCCGCTCACGCCCAACCCGCACGAGGTGGCGGACGTGTTCGAGGTGCCGCTGGACTATCTGCTGGACCCTTCGCACCACCAGCGCCACCTGCTGAGCTGGCAGGGGCAGCAGCGCGAATGGTTCGCCATGCCCTACCAGGATGGCGACAAGATGCGCTTCATCTGGGGCGCCACGGCCGGCATGCTGCGCAACCTCTACCGCTTCCTGCGGGCCTGA
- the rsgA gene encoding ribosome small subunit-dependent GTPase A, which yields MSEREGLVVSSHGRHCVVESEGGQRRICHPRGKKSQAVVGDRVLWRAPAPGQGEEGTIEKVLPRRNLFYRQDEVRTKSFAANLDQVLVLVAAEPVFSESQLTRALIACEAAGITALIALNKSDLVEPFARAWERLWPYRHMGGEGEGAHHYRVLPLSLSQSAEVDREALLALLEGKTTLVLGPSGAGKSTLVNLLVPGASAQTGEISQALNSGRHTTTSTQLYWIDEGRHTALIDSPGFQEFGLRHLAPTDLARCMPDIAVYAGECRFYNCTHLHEPGCAVMAHVGDPRQAAISAQRHRIYGELFAELSQSRY from the coding sequence ATGAGCGAGCGCGAAGGCCTGGTGGTGTCCAGCCACGGCCGCCACTGCGTGGTGGAAAGCGAAGGCGGCCAGCGCCGCATCTGCCACCCGCGCGGCAAGAAGTCGCAGGCCGTCGTGGGCGACCGCGTGCTGTGGCGCGCGCCGGCGCCCGGCCAGGGCGAGGAAGGCACGATCGAGAAGGTCTTGCCGCGGCGCAACCTGTTTTATCGCCAGGACGAGGTGCGCACCAAATCGTTTGCCGCCAACCTGGACCAGGTGCTGGTGCTGGTCGCCGCCGAGCCGGTGTTCTCGGAGAGCCAGCTCACGCGCGCCCTGATCGCCTGCGAGGCGGCCGGCATTACCGCACTCATCGCGCTGAACAAGAGCGACCTGGTCGAGCCCTTCGCCCGCGCCTGGGAACGGCTGTGGCCCTACCGGCACATGGGCGGCGAGGGCGAGGGGGCGCACCACTACCGGGTGCTGCCGCTGTCGCTGTCGCAGTCGGCCGAAGTGGACCGCGAGGCGCTGCTGGCGCTGCTGGAGGGCAAGACCACGCTGGTGCTGGGCCCCTCGGGCGCGGGCAAGAGCACCTTGGTCAACCTGCTGGTGCCCGGCGCCTCGGCGCAGACGGGCGAGATCTCGCAGGCGCTGAACTCCGGCCGGCATACCACCACCAGCACCCAGCTGTACTGGATCGACGAGGGACGCCACACGGCGCTGATCGACTCACCGGGCTTTCAGGAATTCGGCCTGCGCCACCTGGCGCCTACCGACCTGGCGCGCTGCATGCCCGACATTGCCGTGTACGCGGGCGAATGCCGCTTCTACAACTGCACCCACCTGCACGAGCCGGGCTGCGCCGTCATGGCCCATGTGGGCGATCCGCGCCAGGCGGCCATCAGCGCACAGCGCCACCGCATCTATGGCGAGCTGTTTGCCGAGCTGAGCCAGAGCCGCTACTAG
- a CDS encoding TM2 domain-containing protein — MKNKTLAAWLAFLGGPLGLHRFYLYGLRDSVGWLLPIPTALGVYGIERVQQWGLDDHLSWMLIPLLGFTIAGCALRAILYGLMTPERWNERFNPGAEPDAPPGRTGWPTIFAIGLALMIGTAVLMASLAFSFQRYFEYQIEEARKISQ, encoded by the coding sequence ATGAAGAACAAGACCCTGGCCGCCTGGCTGGCCTTTCTGGGGGGCCCGCTGGGCCTGCATCGCTTTTACCTGTACGGCCTGCGCGACTCCGTCGGCTGGCTGCTGCCCATCCCGACGGCGCTGGGTGTGTACGGGATAGAGCGCGTGCAGCAGTGGGGGCTGGACGACCACCTGAGCTGGATGCTGATCCCGCTGCTGGGCTTCACCATCGCCGGCTGCGCGCTGCGCGCCATCCTCTACGGCTTGATGACGCCCGAGCGCTGGAACGAGCGCTTCAACCCGGGGGCAGAACCCGACGCCCCGCCCGGGCGCACCGGCTGGCCCACGATCTTCGCCATCGGCCTGGCGCTGATGATCGGCACGGCCGTGCTGATGGCCAGCCTGGCCTTCAGCTTCCAGCGCTACTTCGAATACCAGATCGAGGAAGCCCGCAAGATCTCGCAGTGA
- a CDS encoding 4a-hydroxytetrahydrobiopterin dehydratase, translating to MTTTTPSSMLPKKDWSRESRRALSPTEVVAQLGLLPGWRLAGDGADVAIEKSFTFANYHETMAFVNAVAFIAHVQDHHPDLSVHYGRCTVRLNTHDVGGISATDVECATRIDALLLLQAA from the coding sequence ATGACCACGACCACGCCCTCCTCCATGCTCCCGAAGAAAGACTGGTCGCGCGAGAGCCGCCGCGCGCTCAGCCCCACCGAGGTCGTCGCCCAACTGGGCCTGCTGCCCGGCTGGCGCCTGGCCGGCGACGGCGCCGATGTCGCCATCGAAAAGTCCTTCACCTTCGCCAACTACCACGAGACCATGGCCTTCGTGAACGCCGTGGCCTTCATCGCCCACGTGCAGGACCACCACCCCGACCTGTCGGTGCACTACGGCCGCTGCACGGTGCGCCTGAACACGCACGACGTGGGCGGCATCTCGGCCACCGACGTCGAGTGCGCCACGCGCATCGACGCGCTGCTGCTCCTGCAGGCCGCATGA
- the rplS gene encoding 50S ribosomal protein L19: MNLIQTLEQEEIARLNKTIPQFGPGDTVIVSVNVVEGARKRVQAYEGVVIAKRNRGLNSGFTVRKISSGEGVERTFQTYSPLIAGIEVKRRGDVRRAKLYYLRSRSGKSARIKEKLPSRVKVAPTAAA, encoded by the coding sequence ATGAACCTCATCCAGACCCTCGAGCAGGAAGAAATCGCCCGCTTGAACAAGACCATTCCCCAGTTCGGCCCTGGCGACACCGTGATCGTCAGCGTGAACGTGGTGGAAGGCGCCCGCAAGCGCGTGCAGGCCTACGAAGGCGTGGTGATCGCCAAGCGCAACCGCGGCCTGAACAGCGGCTTCACGGTGCGCAAGATCTCCAGCGGCGAAGGCGTGGAGCGCACGTTCCAGACCTACAGCCCGTTGATCGCCGGCATCGAAGTCAAGCGCCGCGGCGACGTGCGCCGTGCCAAGCTGTACTACCTGCGCAGCCGCAGCGGCAAGTCGGCCCGCATCAAGGAAAAGCTGCCTTCGCGCGTCAAGGTCGCCCCGACCGCAGCCGCGTAA
- the rimM gene encoding ribosome maturation factor RimM (Essential for efficient processing of 16S rRNA) — protein MTSTLPALTPAELPPDAVEVGRIADAWGVKGWLKVLPFSSDAEGLLSARSWFLQPAERGGKNTFAGTVQLDIRQARIHSGAVVAWVRGVDDRDVAEGLRGARIFVPRSGFPAAAEDEYYWVDLIGLEVVNREGVALGTVRDLLPTGPQTTLVLAYEQDGKPQERLVPFVSAFVDQVDLAGRRITVDWQPDF, from the coding sequence ATGACATCCACGCTGCCCGCGCTGACCCCTGCCGAACTGCCGCCCGATGCCGTGGAGGTCGGCCGCATTGCCGATGCCTGGGGCGTCAAGGGCTGGCTCAAGGTGCTGCCTTTCAGCAGCGACGCCGAGGGCCTGCTGTCGGCGCGCAGCTGGTTCTTGCAGCCGGCCGAGCGCGGCGGCAAGAACACGTTTGCCGGCACTGTGCAGCTGGATATCCGCCAGGCGCGCATCCACTCCGGCGCAGTGGTGGCCTGGGTCCGCGGCGTGGACGACCGGGACGTGGCCGAAGGCCTGCGCGGCGCGCGCATCTTCGTGCCGCGCTCGGGCTTTCCCGCGGCCGCCGAGGATGAGTACTACTGGGTCGATCTAATCGGCCTGGAGGTCGTCAACCGCGAAGGCGTGGCCCTGGGCACCGTGCGCGACCTGCTGCCCACCGGCCCGCAGACCACCCTGGTGCTGGCCTATGAACAGGACGGCAAGCCGCAGGAGCGGCTGGTGCCCTTCGTCTCGGCCTTCGTCGATCAGGTGGATCTGGCCGGGCGGCGCATCACCGTGGACTGGCAGCCCGACTTCTGA